A stretch of the Pelmatolapia mariae isolate MD_Pm_ZW linkage group LG23, Pm_UMD_F_2, whole genome shotgun sequence genome encodes the following:
- the vamp4 gene encoding vesicle-associated membrane protein 4 isoform X2, translating into MPPKFKRHLNDDEVTGSIRSERRNLLEEDSDEEEDFFLRGPTGPRFGPQNDKIKQVQSQVDEVIDVMQENISKVIERGERLDDLQDKSESLSDNASAFSSRAKQLHRRMWWRDMKMKMIIALVVVALLLIIIIPVILRYR; encoded by the exons ATGCCACCGAAGTTTAAACGACACCTCAACGACGATGAGGTCACGGGATCCATTCGCAGCGAGAGG aGGAATTTGTTGGAGGAGGACTCTGATGAGGAGGAAGACTTCTTTCT GAGAGGGCCAACAGGACCCAGGTTTGGACCTCAGAATGACAAAATCAAGCA GGTGCAGTCGCAGGTCGACGAGGTGATCGACGTGATGCAGGAGAACATCTCCAAGGTGATAGAGAGGGGCGAGCGACTCGATGACCTGCAGGACAAGTCAG AGAGCCTATCGGACAACGCGTCTGCTTTCAGTAGCCGAGCCAAACAGCTGCACAGGAGGATGTGGTGGAGAGATATGAAG ATGAAGATGATTATTGCACTGGTGGTTGTTGCTCTCCTGCTGATTATCATTA TTCCAGTGATTCTTCGATATCGCTAG
- the rangrf gene encoding ran guanine nucleotide release factor isoform X2, producing MQSATGFANEAHPLFGGALSAVIPHSATDISELREIPDNQEVFAHAHTDQSLIVELVEYQGQVADQDAARYHFEDIAGSNKALDPGAFEVTSVVALPKSELSLSECSTAWMLSGTQCVSKFNEEARNSVTIHLGLFRLPQFSTDVLITFNDPQSISPESSSACAVGTHQQPWMVKDFQHLVQTLTLHNPGLFG from the coding sequence ATGCAGAGTGCAACAGGCTTCGCTAACGAGGCTCATCCTCTGTTTGGAGGAGCCCTGTCAGCTGTGATCCCTCACAGCGCCACAGACATCAGCGAGCTGAGGGAAATCCCGGACAACCAGGAGGTGTTTGCCCACGCCCACACAGACCAGAGCCTGATCGTCGAGTTGGTGGAGTACCAGGGTCAGGTGGCAGACCAGGATGCAGCCAGGTACCACTTTGAGGACATCGCGGGAAGCAACAAAGCTCTGGACCCGGGGGCTTTTGAAGTGACCAGTGTTGTGGCTCTGCCCAAATCTGAGCTGTCCCTGTCAGAGTGCAGCACTGCGTGGATGCTGTCTGGGACTCAGTGCGTCTCTAAGTTCAATGAAGAAGCAAGGAATTCAGTGACCATCCATTTGGGCCTGTTCCGTCTGCCGCAGTTCTCCACAGATGTCCTCATAACGTTTAATGACCCGCAGAGTATCAGCCCTGAGAGCAGCAGTGCCTGTGCAGTGGGGACACACCAACAGCCCTGGATGGTGAAGGACTTCCAGCACCTCGTACAGACTCTGACTCTGCATAACCCTGGGCTCTTCGGGTAG
- the rangrf gene encoding ran guanine nucleotide release factor isoform X1 — MLHREMQSATGFANEAHPLFGGALSAVIPHSATDISELREIPDNQEVFAHAHTDQSLIVELVEYQGQVADQDAARYHFEDIAGSNKALDPGAFEVTSVVALPKSELSLSECSTAWMLSGTQCVSKFNEEARNSVTIHLGLFRLPQFSTDVLITFNDPQSISPESSSACAVGTHQQPWMVKDFQHLVQTLTLHNPGLFG, encoded by the exons AT GCTTCACAGAGAAATGCAGAGTGCAACAGGCTTCGCTAACGAGGCTCATCCTCTGTTTGGAGGAGCCCTGTCAGCTGTGATCCCTCACAGCGCCACAGACATCAGCGAGCTGAGGGAAATCCCGGACAACCAGGAGGTGTTTGCCCACGCCCACACAGACCAGAGCCTGATCGTCGAGTTGGTGGAGTACCAGGGTCAGGTGGCAGACCAGGATGCAGCCAGGTACCACTTTGAGGACATCGCGGGAAGCAACAAAGCTCTGGACCCGGGGGCTTTTGAAGTGACCAGTGTTGTGGCTCTGCCCAAATCTGAGCTGTCCCTGTCAGAGTGCAGCACTGCGTGGATGCTGTCTGGGACTCAGTGCGTCTCTAAGTTCAATGAAGAAGCAAGGAATTCAGTGACCATCCATTTGGGCCTGTTCCGTCTGCCGCAGTTCTCCACAGATGTCCTCATAACGTTTAATGACCCGCAGAGTATCAGCCCTGAGAGCAGCAGTGCCTGTGCAGTGGGGACACACCAACAGCCCTGGATGGTGAAGGACTTCCAGCACCTCGTACAGACTCTGACTCTGCATAACCCTGGGCTCTTCGGGTAG
- the itpa gene encoding inosine triphosphate pyrophosphatase: MAVPTGRSVVFVTGNAKKLEEVIQILGDKFPYKLVAKKIDLPEYQGEPDEISIQKCKEAARQIDGPVIVEDTCLCFRALGGLPGPYIKWFLEKLKPEGLYKLLAGFEDKSAWALCTFAFSAGKDEPIQLFRGKTEGCIVEPRGPRDFGWDPCFQPDGYDKTYAELPKEVKNSISHRYRALAAMSDYFSQINNTSPQTKKKKKEED; encoded by the exons ATGGCGGTACCCACTGGAAGGTCTGTGGTTTTCGTGACAGGGAACGCAAAAAAACTTGAAGAA GTCATTCAGATACTGGGCGACAAGTTTCCCTACAAACTAGTGGCGAAAAAGATCGACT tgCCTGAATACCAGGGAGAGCCAGATGAGATCTCCATACAGAAGTGTAAGGAGGCTGCACGACAG ATTGATGGACCAGTCATAGTAGAGGACACCTGTCTATGTTTCAGAGCTTTGGGGGGATTACCTGGTCCTTACAT TAAATGGTTCCTGGAAAAACTCAAACCAGAAG GCTTGTACAAACTTCTAGCTGGATTTGAGGATAAATCTGCATGGGCTCTCTGCACTTTTGCGTTCTCTGCTGGGAAAGATGAACCCATTCAGCTCTTCAGAGGGAAAACAGAG GGGTGCATTGTAGAACCCAGGGGGCCTCGAGACTTTGGCTGGGATCCCTGTTTCCAGCCAGATGGATATGACAAAAC CTATGCTGAACTGCCCAAAGAAGTTAAAAATTCAATCTCCCACCGGTACCGGGCGCTTGCTGCCATGTCTGATTATTTCTCGCAAATCAACAATACCTCACCACAgaccaagaaaaagaaaaaggaggaagaCTAA
- the vamp4 gene encoding vesicle-associated membrane protein 4 isoform X1 yields MREPDREEQPEDNMPPKFKRHLNDDEVTGSIRSERRNLLEEDSDEEEDFFLRGPTGPRFGPQNDKIKQVQSQVDEVIDVMQENISKVIERGERLDDLQDKSESLSDNASAFSSRAKQLHRRMWWRDMKMKMIIALVVVALLLIIIIPVILRYR; encoded by the exons ATG AGGGAGCCAGACCGGGAGGAGCAGCCTGAAGACAACATGCCACCGAAGTTTAAACGACACCTCAACGACGATGAGGTCACGGGATCCATTCGCAGCGAGAGG aGGAATTTGTTGGAGGAGGACTCTGATGAGGAGGAAGACTTCTTTCT GAGAGGGCCAACAGGACCCAGGTTTGGACCTCAGAATGACAAAATCAAGCA GGTGCAGTCGCAGGTCGACGAGGTGATCGACGTGATGCAGGAGAACATCTCCAAGGTGATAGAGAGGGGCGAGCGACTCGATGACCTGCAGGACAAGTCAG AGAGCCTATCGGACAACGCGTCTGCTTTCAGTAGCCGAGCCAAACAGCTGCACAGGAGGATGTGGTGGAGAGATATGAAG ATGAAGATGATTATTGCACTGGTGGTTGTTGCTCTCCTGCTGATTATCATTA TTCCAGTGATTCTTCGATATCGCTAG
- the mettl13 gene encoding eEF1A lysine and N-terminal methyltransferase codes for MSLLPRTAEEFSSAEYWEKFFKKRGEKAFEWYGDYNKLCGVLHKYIKVQDKVLVVGCGNSELSEQMYDVGYKHLTNIDISETVVNNMNQRNAERRPGLTFHQVDATKTPYEDACYQAALDKGTLDAMASEEEGALARNMLTEVGRVLSVGGRYVCVTLAQESVIKLAVEHFVQLGWAVRLHCLQEENRTEEDSFALPVFVLVCTKFRQPMPTPILEMCLGEDGASVRHTHVSELLSAVREHQAYSVLRKRLRMNTDANSNLSLTLCHAKTGLPRYTLTIQDSPPGAKVPRANQFAIFIVPQGSETAWLYSSGEGRRQLAASANFRRLVIVSMHRNQEYTDMQAVQSELSPVVMDLAPPGMPANHQVPFLSVGGDLGWREEVSRGVSQLSGEYCVENVKGEDGELYRRLVFLSNAALVQSESHLVSSNTATSQKKKNKRKAKASAAPVASSTSLTVDSGFLCCAHHEVMVACLAMLGVGMPQNKDIPVSVLLVGLGGGGLPQFLRDFMPNVTIEVVELDPVVLEVAKQWFGFQPDDRLTVTLGDGLERICALEKEGGHLFDAIMFDVDNKDSTLGMSCPPAAFVETPILQKVCNLLTPRGLFILNLACRDPALRKSVLERVSGVFPTILSRKIEEEINEVLLCTRGEKETSDATHILPSLNQAAKNLQSALCSSGTEPSRRPHIDIAELLKDLRIV; via the exons ATGAGTCTTTTACCTCGCACCGCCGAGGAGTTCAGCTCTGCTGAGTACTGGGAGAAGTTTTTTAAGAAGAGAGGGGAGAAGGCTTTTGAATGGTATGGAGACTACAACAAACTGTGCGGTGTGCTGCACAAATACATCAAAGTCCAAGATAAG GTGCTGGTGGTTGGTTGTGGTAACTCTGAGCTGAGTGAACAGATGTATGATGTTGGCTACAAGCATCTGACCAATATAGACATTAGTGAGACTGTGGTCAACAACATGAACCAGCGAAATGCTGAGCGCAGGCCAGGTCTTACCTTTCATCAGGTGGATGCTACTAAAACTCCATATGAGGATGCATGCTATCAGGCTGCTCTGGACAAGGGCACCTTAGATGCTATGGCATCTGAAGAAGAAGGAGCTTTGGCCAGGAACATGCTCACTGAG GTGGGTCGTGTGCTAAGTGTCGGGGGTCGTTATGTCTGTGTGACACTGGCTCAGGAGAGCGTGATCAAGTTGGCTGTGGAGCATTTTGTTCAGCTTGGCTGGGCAGTGAGGCTCCACTGCCTGCAGGAAGAAAACAGGACAGAGGAAGACTCGTTTGCTCTGCCTGTTTTTGTTCTGGTTTGCACCAAGTTCCGTCAGCCTATGCCCACACCCATTCTTGAGATGTGCCTCGGAGAGGATGGAGCCTCTGTCCGTCACACGCATGTTTCTGAACTGTTGTCGGCTGTGAGGGAGCATCAGGCTTACTCCGTCTTGAGAAAGAGGCTCCGAATGAACACTGATGCCAACTCAAACCTCTCGCTCACGCTCTGCCATGCAAAGACCGGCCTTCCCAGATACACTCTTACAATACAAGATTCTCCACCAGGTGCTAAGGTTCCAAGAGCTAACCAGTTTGCTATATTTATCG TTCCCCAGGGGAGTGAGACAGCCTGGCTCTACAGCTCTGGTGAGGGGCGGAGGCAGCTAGCAGCCAGTGCTAACTTTCGGCGCTTGGTTATTGTATCAATGCACAGGAATCAGGAGTACACAGACATGCAAGCTGTCCAGTCAGAACTCTCACCAGTGGTGATGGACTTGGCTCCCCCGGGTATGCCAGCCAACCACCAG GTGCCATTTTTGTCTGTGGGAGGTGACCTTGGCTGGCGAGAGGAAGTTAGCAGGGGTGTGAGTCAGCTGAGTGGGGAGTATTGCGTGGAGAATGTCAAAGGAGAAGACGGAGAACTGTATCGCCGACTTGTTTTCCTGTCTAATGCTGCCCTTGTCCAATCAGAGAGCCATCTGGTCTCATCAAATACTG CGACAAGtcagaagaaaaagaacaaaaggaagGCCAAGGCATCAGCAGCTCCAGTAGCATCTTCAACCTCCCTGACTGTGGACAGTGGCTTCCTCTGCTGTGCTCACCATGAAGTCATGGTGGCTTGTCTTGCTATGCTTGGGGTGGGCATGCCACAGAACAaag ACATCCCAGTGTCAGTGCTCCTGGTGGGGCTTGGTGGAGGAGGCCTTCCACAGTTTCTGCGGGACTTTATGCCCAATGTAACTATTGAGGTTGTGGAACTAGACCCAGTTGTGTTGGAGGTGGCTAAACAATGGTTCGGGTTTCAACCAGATGACCGTTTGACTGTCACTCTTGGGGATGGTCTGGAACGCATTTGTGCACTGGAAAAAGAAG GTGGTCATTTGTTTGATGCCATCATGTTTGATGTAGACAATAAAGATAGCACTCTGGGTATgagctgtcctcctgctgcctttgTAGAAACCCCAATCCTGCAGAAAGTCTGTAACTTGCTAACTCCCAGAG GTCTGTTCATACTGAACCTTGCATGTCGAGACCCAGCCTTGAGGAAAAGCGTGCTTGAGCGTGTAAGCGGCGTGTTTCCCACCATCCTGTCTCGAAAGATCGAGGAAGAGATAAATGAAGTCCTTTTGTGCACTCGTGGTGAAAAGGAGACATCGGACGCCACCCACATTTTGCCATCCTTAAACCAGGCAGCCAAGAATCTGCAGAGTGCACTGTGCTCCAGCGGGACTGAACCCAGCCGTAGGCCGCATATAGACATTGCAGAGTTGCTAAAAGACTTGAGAATAGTGTGA
- the myoc gene encoding myocilin, with protein MFALLSFCLCGLLMRGEAQDRATLWRGNDRGGRCHYTFTVPSPVESSCPQIGGPEVEGLKARLNLLEVLVSQLSGGDSRLPGVQQGSGARVQSELQEALNRAIGERNLLQSEKERLERELNGLQLRMEEMRRETERLRNKPCPQQTPMVPPSPTLQDRVSKRPGSGLNPMSRLMTRPSRQEDSSNLRDSAWQYGAPGFQELKAAVTEVPAPGGNEDNTGCGELLSVGEPVTHRKADNIAGKYGIWMQDPEAVSPYGPNMLWRIDAIGAEIRQMFGYEDLEQLSKGFPSKVLLLPELLESTGATLYRGSLYYQRRNSRTLIRYDLASESVAARRELPHAGFHGQFPYSWGGYTDIDLSVDENGLWAVYSTNKAKGAIVISQLDPESLGVKKSWETNIRKNSVANSFIICGKLYTVASYTSRETTINYMYDTETSQGKNLAIPFKNKYGYNSMVDYSLAQRKLFGWDNFHIVSYDVRLGRQQAN; from the exons ATGTTTGCTCTACTCTCATTCTGTTTATGCGGTCTTCTGATGCGAGGTGAGGCACAGGACAGAGCTACTCTGTGGAGGGGAAATGACCGAGGTGGGCGATGCCACTACACCTTCACGGTTCCTAGCCCTGTTGAGTCCAGCTGCCCACAAATTGGAGGTCCGGAGGTGGAAGGACTGAAGGCCAGACTCAACCTACTGGAGGTCCTGGTGTCCCAGCTGAGTGGAGGGGACTCTCGGCTCCCAGGGGTTCAACAAGGGTCTGGAGCCAGAGTTCAGTCTGAGCTGCAGGAGGCACTGAACCGGGCCATTGGAGAGAGGAACCTGCTGCAGAGTGAAAAGGAGCGCCTAGAGAGGGAACTGAATGGGCTTCAGCTTCGAATGGAGGAGATgaggagggagacagagaggctGAGGAACAAACCCTGTCCTCAACAGACACCCATGGTCCCACCCAGCCCCACTCTGCAGGACAGGGTCTCAAAAAGACCTGGTAGTG GGTTGAATCCGATGTCTCGCCTCATGACCAGACCCAGCAGGCAGGAAGACAGCAGCAATTTGAGAG ATTCAGCATGGCAGTATGGAGCTCCGGGCTTTCAGGAGCTGAAGGCTGCAGTGACAGAGGTACCCGCTCCAGGTGGCAACGAGGACAACACAG GATGTGGGGAGCTCCTTTCAGTTGGTGAGCCGGTAACTCACAGGAAAGCTGATAATATAGCGGGTAAATATGGTATTTGGATGCAAGACCCTGAGGCTGTTTCTCCTTACGGACCCAACATGCTCTGGCGCATTGATGCCATTGGTGCTGAGATCAGGCAGATGTTTGGGTATGAGGACTTGGAGCAACTCTCTAAAGGCTTCCCATCCAAG GTCCTGCTGCTGCCGGAGTTGTTAGAGAGCACTGGTGCCACTCTGTATAGAGGCTCCCTGTATTATCAGAGACGCAACAGCCGCACTCTCATCCGATACGACCTGGCTTCTGAGAGCGTCGCAGCTCGCCGTGAACTTCCTCACGCTGGCTTCCATGGCCAGTTCCCATACTCCTGGGGAGGCTACACCGACATCGACTTGTCTGTGGACGAGAATGGGCTGTGGGCCGTCTACTCCACCAATAAGGCCAAGGGAGCAATCGTTATCTCACAGCTGGACCCAGAAAGCCTGGGGGTGAAGAAGAGCTGGGAAACCAACATCAGGAAGAACTCTGTGGCCAACTCTTTCATCATCTGTGGCAAGCTGTACACCGTGGCTAGTTATACATCTCGTGAAACCACCATCAACTACATGTATGACACCGAAACCAGCCAGGGGAAGAACCTGGCCATCCCCTTCAAGAACAAGTACGGCTACAACAGCATGGTCGACTACAGCCTGGCTCAGAGGAAGCTCTTTGGCTGGGACAACTTCCACATAGTGTCCTATGACGTCAGGCTTGGGCGCCAGCAGGCCAACTGA